Proteins encoded in a region of the Teredinibacter purpureus genome:
- a CDS encoding sensor histidine kinase — translation MTIIMGQQGQNRLPPHNPLVLRVYLYYRLILGSLLWVTYSFSASHKLLGNIQPELFELTAIAYTVVSFLTVLIFNARSLSHSIRRIGTMLIVDLAALLLMIHASNGINSSLSYLLLINIAMASIFIRGQLAFAFAALTSLATIAEALYQGTSKTGGLSSELFSAGTLGILIFLTAISFHYLTDKIRQSDIEAATQATYAKRLQQLAQHIVTRMRTGIIVVDEQNTIELINQSALQLLDMPAADYSGVQLTDMANFGPLLKEWRASPEKTAPQLHSLRVGQDVRISFAMLDTGEAKRTIMYMEDHRSLAQQAQQLKLASLGRLTASIAHEVRNPLGAISHAAQLLSEADYLNNADNRLIEIMLQHSERVNQIIENTLTISRRKEPKPKIIELAEWLPKLINEYQTVTKITVGLSLTNATVSAKFDPVHLNQVITNLCDNGARFSEQSTGEARIDIRAGISDNDGTAFIEIVDEGPGIKEDRLEQIFDPFYTTDVKGSGLGLYISRELCEINQASLYFKRTPAGKSCFRIDCTHHQRMI, via the coding sequence TTGACAATCATTATGGGTCAGCAAGGCCAAAATCGTTTACCGCCACATAACCCCCTCGTCTTGCGCGTTTACCTCTATTATCGGCTCATCCTTGGCAGCCTGCTATGGGTGACATATTCATTTAGCGCCTCGCACAAACTACTGGGCAATATTCAACCTGAGTTATTTGAGCTAACGGCCATTGCTTATACCGTCGTTAGCTTCCTTACTGTTCTTATTTTTAATGCTCGCTCGCTTTCACATTCGATACGCCGCATTGGTACCATGCTTATTGTAGACTTGGCCGCCTTACTGCTTATGATCCATGCGAGCAATGGGATTAATAGCAGCTTAAGCTATCTACTGCTGATTAATATTGCGATGGCGAGCATTTTCATCCGAGGCCAACTAGCCTTTGCTTTCGCGGCACTCACTAGCCTCGCTACAATTGCAGAAGCGCTCTACCAAGGCACCAGTAAAACAGGAGGGCTTTCAAGTGAGCTCTTTTCAGCCGGCACCTTAGGTATTCTCATATTTCTAACGGCCATTAGCTTTCACTACCTCACCGACAAAATTCGCCAAAGCGACATTGAGGCCGCGACACAAGCAACCTATGCCAAGCGATTACAACAATTGGCGCAACATATCGTCACTCGTATGCGTACCGGCATTATTGTGGTCGATGAACAGAATACTATCGAACTGATCAACCAATCCGCCTTACAACTATTAGACATGCCGGCAGCGGACTATTCTGGAGTACAACTCACCGATATGGCGAATTTTGGCCCGTTACTAAAGGAATGGCGCGCTTCTCCCGAAAAAACTGCACCGCAACTACACAGCCTTCGCGTAGGACAAGATGTGCGCATTAGCTTTGCCATGCTAGACACGGGCGAAGCAAAACGCACTATCATGTATATGGAGGATCATCGGTCACTCGCCCAACAGGCACAGCAATTAAAACTCGCCTCACTAGGACGACTAACCGCCAGTATTGCACACGAAGTAAGAAACCCTTTAGGCGCTATATCCCATGCGGCACAGTTGCTATCTGAGGCCGATTACCTCAACAATGCCGACAACCGGCTTATTGAAATTATGTTGCAACACTCTGAGCGTGTGAATCAGATTATCGAAAACACGCTAACCATTTCAAGGCGTAAAGAGCCGAAACCCAAGATCATTGAACTCGCCGAATGGCTACCTAAATTAATTAATGAGTATCAAACAGTCACTAAAATAACCGTAGGGCTATCGTTAACAAATGCAACCGTTAGCGCAAAATTTGACCCCGTGCACCTCAATCAAGTAATAACCAACTTATGCGACAACGGTGCTCGCTTTAGCGAACAAAGCACGGGCGAAGCGAGAATAGATATTAGAGCAGGGATCAGCGACAATGACGGCACAGCCTTTATTGAAATTGTTGACGAAGGGCCGGGTATAAAAGAAGACAGGCTCGAACAAATATTCGACCCGTTTTACACTACCGATGTAAAAGGTTCTGGCTTAGGTTTATACATATCTCGCGAACTATGTGAAATAAATCAAGCAAGCTTATACTTTAAACGTACTCCCGCAGGAAAAAGCTGTTTCCGTATCGACTGCACTCACCACCAGAGAATGATTTAA
- a CDS encoding sigma-54-dependent transcriptional regulator, producing MTSTKRALIIDDEPDIRELLEITLSRMALDVDSAADISEAKQQLNNNEYQICLTDMKLPDGNGIDLVRHVQKHFANLPIAVITAHGNMDTAIEAMKAGAFDFVNKPIDLPSLRKLVNAALTSDRLPAISESSSKIIGNSTQIIKLKKSIQKLARSQAPIYISGESGSGKELVARSIHELGPRNSAPFIGVNCGAIPKELVESEFFGHKKGSFTGAGHDKQGLFQAAEGGTLFLDEVADLPLDMQVKLLRAIQEKAVRSIGASEEISTNVRILCATHKNLESLVSSGDFRQDLFYRLNVIQLDVPSLRDRKEDIPALIDALLIRIATNCQLDKPTIEPAAQQKLSQYRYPGNIRELENILERAFTLCDDDTITEIDLQLDRNAATPAHRDPTKQTGHFQACQNHASIDDYLAEVEREILCETLEQTRWNKTMAAKKLGVSFRSLRYRLAKLGLDYNED from the coding sequence ATGACCTCGACAAAACGCGCCCTAATTATTGACGATGAGCCAGACATTCGCGAACTACTGGAAATTACCTTATCCCGTATGGCGTTAGACGTAGATTCTGCGGCAGATATATCAGAAGCAAAACAGCAACTCAATAACAATGAATATCAAATTTGTCTAACCGATATGAAATTACCGGATGGCAACGGTATAGACCTTGTTAGGCACGTACAAAAACATTTCGCAAACCTTCCAATTGCCGTCATTACTGCGCACGGCAATATGGATACAGCCATAGAAGCGATGAAGGCCGGTGCTTTCGACTTTGTCAATAAACCTATCGATTTGCCCTCGCTACGAAAACTTGTCAACGCAGCACTGACGTCCGACCGGTTGCCTGCTATCAGTGAAAGCAGCTCAAAAATTATTGGTAATTCCACACAAATAATTAAACTAAAAAAATCCATTCAAAAACTCGCCCGCTCTCAAGCGCCCATATATATTAGCGGTGAATCTGGAAGCGGAAAAGAACTCGTCGCTCGCTCGATACACGAATTAGGCCCACGTAATAGCGCCCCATTTATTGGCGTCAACTGCGGTGCTATCCCTAAAGAGCTGGTAGAAAGTGAATTCTTTGGCCACAAAAAAGGCTCTTTTACCGGTGCAGGACACGACAAGCAAGGTCTCTTTCAAGCCGCTGAAGGCGGCACACTATTCCTTGATGAGGTTGCCGATCTTCCGCTGGACATGCAAGTAAAGCTTTTACGGGCGATTCAGGAAAAAGCCGTTCGTTCTATCGGTGCATCGGAGGAAATCTCTACGAATGTTCGCATTCTTTGCGCAACACACAAAAATCTTGAATCACTCGTTAGCAGCGGTGATTTTAGACAAGATCTTTTCTACCGATTAAATGTCATTCAACTCGATGTGCCAAGCTTACGCGATAGAAAAGAAGATATTCCCGCACTCATTGATGCGTTACTCATCCGTATTGCAACCAATTGCCAACTAGACAAACCAACAATTGAACCCGCCGCTCAACAGAAGCTCTCTCAATACCGCTACCCTGGAAATATTCGAGAGCTGGAGAATATTCTTGAACGAGCATTTACGCTGTGTGACGACGATACGATTACAGAAATAGATTTACAGCTAGATCGCAATGCCGCTACACCAGCCCATAGAGACCCAACCAAACAAACCGGACATTTCCAGGCCTGCCAAAACCACGCTTCTATCGATGATTATTTGGCCGAAGTCGAGCGTGAAATACTGTGTGAAACACTGGAGCAAACTCGCTGGAATAAAACCATGGCGGCAAAAAAACTCGGTGTTAGCTTTCGATCACTGCGTTATCGCTTGGCAAAACTGGGGCTAGATTACAATGAAGACTAA
- a CDS encoding GspH/FimT family pseudopilin — translation MLRQRLQHSNGFTLLDLLSAISIMLIITSVAVPSFSYLSKKTAQQTTVNDLMRLLNFARQAAVNERSSVVVCPSADENSCDENWSFPLMVFVDSDDNKSRGTQERLLITRPSLASQQQLNWRSLHRNFISFKEDGTTGYQNGRLYYCDLSADDKHRAQLVVYRTGRTRVAQSLLSGCGA, via the coding sequence ATGCTTCGCCAACGCCTGCAACACTCAAACGGCTTTACATTACTAGACCTACTCTCTGCCATCAGTATTATGCTTATCATCACGTCAGTAGCAGTACCGTCTTTCTCTTACCTCTCTAAAAAAACAGCACAACAAACAACCGTAAACGACTTAATGCGCTTACTCAATTTCGCCAGACAAGCCGCTGTAAATGAACGAAGTAGCGTTGTTGTATGCCCAAGCGCAGACGAAAATTCGTGCGATGAAAATTGGTCTTTTCCCTTAATGGTGTTTGTAGATTCGGACGATAATAAATCCAGAGGTACACAAGAGCGCCTATTAATAACACGGCCATCACTGGCTTCACAGCAACAACTTAACTGGCGATCACTTCACCGTAACTTCATTAGCTTTAAAGAGGACGGTACAACAGGATACCAAAATGGGCGGCTCTATTATTGCGATCTTAGCGCAGACGATAAACATAGAGCTCAACTGGTAGTGTATAGGACAGGACGCACGCGCGTTGCGCAATCGCTGCTCAGTGGTTGTGGGGCATAA
- a CDS encoding type IV pilin protein, with translation MKQSSERGFTLVELLITVTIIAVISVIAVPAYKEQADRGRRAEGKAYLLDLASRQERFYTQYSSYTGTVAATSGCVGSVCGLGMEDGYSGDDHFSGAVTVLPSGCTPTGTLCVSYTLSATALITDSKCGALTYDSTGKKGVSGVSDQASIDYCWR, from the coding sequence TTGAAACAATCTTCTGAAAGAGGTTTTACGTTAGTAGAGCTATTGATAACCGTGACCATCATTGCAGTCATTTCGGTTATTGCAGTACCGGCTTATAAAGAACAGGCGGATAGAGGCCGTAGAGCAGAAGGCAAAGCCTATCTATTGGATTTAGCGTCGAGGCAGGAACGGTTTTATACTCAATACTCGTCTTATACCGGTACGGTAGCGGCCACAAGTGGCTGCGTTGGCTCCGTTTGTGGTTTGGGAATGGAGGATGGTTATAGTGGAGATGATCATTTCTCCGGGGCTGTAACGGTTCTGCCCAGCGGGTGTACGCCAACGGGAACGTTGTGTGTAAGCTATACGCTCTCTGCAACCGCGCTGATAACGGACAGTAAATGCGGCGCTTTGACCTATGACTCTACTGGTAAAAAAGGTGTTTCGGGAGTATCAGACCAAGCAAGCATTGATTATTGCTGGCGTTAA
- a CDS encoding pilus assembly protein, whose amino-acid sequence MKKNGTRFCMLSKYLIARSLHIGVASGLMFIATIVMEASAGPLVLSKEPLYTGVDVKPNVLFLIDDSRSMYFQVSMTPEAKAVAATIINEVGGFFNEYGGAGFWDRIGNFEIDLTPNDLEQYLELCVGYNALAFDPSVDYGTWVGYGDANVVNMLKNPRNASAGTTPFATAHYVDWIEVEGVGTPGVYDFGECGASRTVNGGGVVQYNYDVARIHAASDLPSAEKKQDYANWYTYHRSRDLLFKTALSTVFENLQTRAGLATINANAGFGWGVEMKNVDNLSDPTDTTLAQNKAALLSTLYSVSDSDFARYTPLRRALENAGRYFLGDYNNYDVQTGFVTASGQPQDPVLSEAEGGACQQNHTILATDGYRSEYTSTNYMDGTYGNADAENPDNPYDGGLYGDTVSNTLGDIAMHFYKNDLRPTLPNRVNANNPTDDTNPDTNTAQHMVTHTLSFGISGNIGGPPPLGGWEGGEAWPTVITNESPETLDDLIHAAFNGRGEYLSAQNITSLQDSLSSVIDTIKQSVEGTGAAVGFNSTSIAEGAVLYQGKFNSSQWSGELHAFDYSTGRLGRATWEANERLETLLETRDRKIVTFNGSAGVPFVAPSDYANPNVVNGDLSAAQIADLLVDGPSNAGGKQAYLEDIIEHLRADGDGTYNATRSFREKEGVLGDIVHSSPQYVGKPSAGYPNYIESSSAPYSDFVSSKENRVPMIYVGANDGMLHGFRADTGMEVFGYIPQDIFSASASEGLHRLANPNYTHLPYVDATPTTADVYVNGGWKTYMVGGLGAGGKSVYVLDVTNPAGISTEGAMASNVVVAEFTDSTLGYTFSRPRIAKMNDGEWVAIFGNGYNNSTDGEAYLYILYLDGSGPNNVTHQKIGPLGRGALGAVVNGDCGIAGSDCNGLSSPTLLDLNGDSKVDRVFAGDLQGNMWAFDFTQYDTGNNYIEPVVAHRDVSDYGVPLFSACRGAKPTTGYCADGDRQSITHKPVVVAHERETSQSTEPNLLVLFGTGRYLASVDVTDTAVQSFYGVWDAGESQGEVRQTQLVPQTVGDASGGDGRRKITSTTDVDYTVGNEFRVGANYGWYLNLPMSKERVVIDPAIAGNLVLFVTTTPLNDVCNRAGTGSLMAVDLFSGGQPPFHVFPGEASDVSSVPITALPGGMVILDDSIIISDSDANINSYEGYFEPKRPSRRSAWSIRK is encoded by the coding sequence ATGAAAAAAAATGGAACGCGTTTTTGTATGCTCTCTAAATACTTAATCGCTCGTAGTCTTCACATTGGTGTGGCGAGTGGATTAATGTTTATCGCAACTATCGTAATGGAAGCCTCTGCAGGCCCATTAGTTTTGAGCAAAGAGCCGCTTTATACGGGAGTTGATGTAAAGCCTAATGTTCTTTTCCTTATTGATGATTCTCGCAGTATGTACTTTCAGGTGTCTATGACACCAGAGGCAAAAGCGGTAGCGGCGACAATTATTAATGAGGTTGGGGGGTTTTTTAATGAATATGGTGGGGCCGGATTTTGGGACCGTATTGGTAATTTTGAAATCGATCTAACGCCGAATGACTTAGAACAATATCTAGAATTGTGTGTTGGTTACAACGCTCTCGCCTTTGATCCCTCCGTGGATTATGGGACTTGGGTTGGTTATGGTGATGCGAATGTAGTGAACATGCTTAAAAACCCTAGAAACGCGAGTGCGGGCACCACCCCATTCGCGACAGCTCATTATGTTGATTGGATTGAAGTAGAGGGGGTTGGAACGCCTGGGGTATACGACTTTGGAGAATGTGGCGCTAGTCGTACGGTCAATGGTGGTGGGGTTGTTCAGTACAACTACGATGTGGCGCGAATCCATGCGGCCAGCGATTTGCCTTCGGCTGAAAAAAAACAAGACTATGCTAATTGGTATACCTATCATCGTAGTCGCGATTTGCTTTTTAAAACCGCACTTTCGACCGTATTTGAAAACCTTCAGACCCGTGCAGGATTAGCCACGATTAATGCGAACGCAGGCTTTGGTTGGGGGGTTGAGATGAAAAATGTCGACAACCTTTCTGATCCAACCGATACGACTTTGGCGCAAAATAAAGCGGCATTGTTGAGTACCCTCTATAGCGTTAGCGATTCAGATTTTGCTCGATATACCCCACTAAGACGAGCGCTGGAAAATGCAGGGCGTTATTTTCTTGGTGACTACAATAACTATGATGTACAAACGGGATTCGTAACGGCTTCTGGGCAACCGCAAGATCCAGTGCTATCAGAGGCCGAGGGGGGCGCTTGCCAGCAGAATCATACTATTCTGGCTACGGACGGATACCGATCTGAGTATACCAGCACTAATTACATGGACGGCACGTATGGAAATGCCGACGCCGAAAATCCAGATAACCCCTACGATGGCGGCCTCTACGGAGATACTGTCAGTAATACGTTGGGCGATATTGCTATGCATTTTTACAAAAATGATTTACGGCCTACGCTACCTAATCGTGTGAATGCAAACAACCCAACTGATGATACTAACCCAGACACAAATACGGCACAGCATATGGTTACCCATACGCTTTCGTTTGGTATTAGCGGCAATATTGGTGGGCCGCCACCGCTTGGCGGTTGGGAAGGCGGTGAAGCCTGGCCGACGGTAATTACTAACGAATCGCCAGAGACGCTTGATGATCTGATTCACGCCGCGTTTAACGGTCGAGGAGAATATTTAAGTGCTCAAAATATTACCAGTTTACAGGATTCGTTAAGTTCAGTTATCGACACGATTAAGCAATCGGTCGAGGGCACGGGTGCGGCAGTGGGTTTTAACTCAACGAGTATTGCGGAAGGGGCTGTGCTTTATCAGGGCAAGTTTAATTCCTCCCAGTGGTCGGGAGAATTACATGCCTTTGATTATTCAACAGGTCGGTTAGGGCGTGCTACTTGGGAAGCGAATGAGCGTTTAGAAACACTTTTGGAGACGCGAGACCGAAAAATTGTAACTTTTAATGGGAGTGCCGGTGTACCGTTTGTAGCACCTTCAGATTATGCCAATCCTAATGTCGTGAACGGTGACCTTTCGGCCGCTCAGATTGCCGATTTGTTGGTGGACGGCCCTTCGAATGCCGGCGGGAAGCAAGCCTATTTAGAAGATATCATCGAGCACTTGAGAGCAGACGGTGACGGAACCTATAACGCAACGCGGTCGTTTCGAGAGAAAGAAGGTGTGCTGGGGGATATCGTACACTCTAGCCCACAGTACGTTGGTAAACCTTCTGCCGGATACCCTAATTACATTGAAAGCAGTAGTGCGCCCTATTCAGATTTTGTCTCATCAAAAGAAAATCGAGTGCCCATGATTTATGTTGGCGCTAATGACGGCATGCTACATGGCTTTCGCGCTGACACGGGTATGGAGGTCTTTGGTTATATACCCCAAGATATCTTTTCTGCAAGCGCCAGCGAAGGCCTGCATAGGTTAGCAAACCCGAATTACACTCACCTTCCCTATGTTGATGCAACGCCAACCACGGCCGACGTTTATGTGAACGGTGGCTGGAAGACTTATATGGTGGGCGGGCTAGGTGCGGGCGGAAAGTCTGTTTATGTTCTTGATGTTACCAACCCAGCTGGTATTTCAACGGAAGGAGCTATGGCGTCCAATGTAGTTGTGGCCGAGTTTACGGACTCAACGCTGGGTTATACTTTTAGCCGACCACGTATAGCGAAAATGAATGATGGTGAATGGGTAGCGATTTTTGGTAATGGGTATAACAACAGCACTGATGGTGAAGCGTATTTATATATTTTATATTTAGACGGCTCTGGTCCTAATAATGTTACTCACCAAAAGATCGGCCCGTTGGGGCGTGGTGCTTTGGGGGCTGTTGTGAATGGCGATTGCGGCATTGCCGGAAGCGATTGCAATGGGCTTTCTTCTCCGACGCTATTAGATTTAAACGGCGACTCTAAAGTCGATCGCGTTTTTGCGGGTGATTTACAAGGGAATATGTGGGCGTTCGATTTTACACAGTATGATACCGGCAATAATTATATTGAACCGGTCGTCGCTCACCGCGACGTAAGCGATTACGGCGTACCGTTGTTTTCAGCTTGTCGTGGAGCAAAGCCGACTACGGGGTATTGTGCCGATGGTGATCGCCAGTCCATTACGCACAAGCCTGTTGTTGTGGCTCATGAACGTGAAACCAGTCAGTCCACAGAGCCTAATTTATTGGTCTTGTTTGGTACTGGGCGATATCTGGCATCGGTGGATGTTACCGATACAGCGGTTCAATCGTTCTATGGTGTTTGGGATGCAGGTGAGTCCCAAGGTGAAGTTCGACAAACACAATTGGTGCCGCAAACGGTTGGAGATGCCTCCGGAGGGGATGGTCGTCGTAAGATAACGTCTACAACGGATGTTGATTATACGGTGGGTAACGAGTTTCGCGTTGGGGCGAATTATGGTTGGTACCTTAATTTGCCGATGAGCAAAGAGCGCGTGGTTATCGACCCAGCCATTGCAGGTAACTTGGTGCTATTTGTAACGACAACTCCTTTGAATGATGTGTGCAATAGAGCGGGAACGGGAAGTTTAATGGCCGTCGATCTTTTTAGTGGAGGCCAACCGCCTTTTCATGTGTTTCCCGGCGAAGCAAGTGATGTGAGCAGCGTACCTATCACTGCGTTGCCCGGTGGTATGGTTATTCTGGATGACAGTATTATTATTTCCGACTCGGATGCGAATATTAATAGTTATGAAGGTTACTTTGAGCCGAAACGTCCTTCGCGTCGGTCGGCATGGTCCATTAGGAAATAG
- a CDS encoding pilus assembly PilX family protein, whose protein sequence is MKRTSPYCQRQSGATLVIALIILLVMSLIGISNMQSSTMQERMAANVRQKTVAFYSAESALKAAEAWFYSTVTKSEDITDFNGTSGLYSSIVRPGGGVAVPLSGVITDVGKPSDWGTTGIVQHDGGNIVDEKLVSQQPRYVIEYLGRTRGTSNKTVSELNSDSKGEGELHPYMFRVTAIGWGKDKNIYTVLEATLRTGSNHYFTY, encoded by the coding sequence ATGAAGCGAACTAGCCCATATTGTCAGCGTCAGTCGGGCGCAACATTAGTTATTGCACTTATTATTTTGTTAGTGATGTCGCTGATTGGGATTTCCAATATGCAATCATCGACTATGCAGGAACGGATGGCGGCAAACGTTAGACAAAAAACAGTTGCATTTTATTCTGCAGAATCCGCACTTAAAGCTGCCGAAGCATGGTTTTATTCTACGGTAACTAAGTCTGAGGATATTACCGATTTCAATGGTACTAGCGGCCTTTATTCGTCCATCGTCCGCCCTGGTGGGGGCGTGGCGGTACCGCTAAGTGGCGTTATCACTGACGTTGGTAAGCCAAGCGATTGGGGAACTACGGGAATTGTCCAGCATGACGGTGGCAATATAGTCGATGAAAAATTAGTCAGTCAGCAGCCTCGATATGTTATTGAGTATTTGGGCAGAACCCGTGGTACATCGAATAAAACTGTGTCAGAACTCAATTCAGATTCGAAAGGCGAGGGCGAGTTACACCCTTACATGTTTAGAGTTACGGCAATAGGGTGGGGCAAAGATAAGAATATTTATACTGTGTTAGAGGCGACTCTGCGCACAGGCAGTAATCATTATTTTACGTATTAG
- a CDS encoding PilW family protein — MHLTTKTLSTLQRGLEEQRGVSIVEVMVSILVGLFILAGVIQLYATSSQNSVLISGSSTIQENARYVFSRLASDVAQAGYGGCFSISARSALGVTRFKSVVSGNSGSGDIYDFSEFISGTNDTVLNDLTFDSVTVRYASTRERHPVKSFAGTTIKIVNSRSFKQGQIALVSDCSRTAMFKVSNAPGGSGDVNFALEQDSVTYNSDTDLGFEPVGFEDINTVTPGIPVSFVLGGTTGSAIYHVDTSAAGVVANVECSSTAPQYCALFRQTGTNGKGDELVEGVERFDVEFGWQTYSGNDDTLFFADASGVGANWSLVDRIKVTAVFNSVNRAPTNVGSDFIDRTYTRVFSLRNQFPGDADLRNSP, encoded by the coding sequence ATGCATTTGACAACAAAAACATTATCGACATTGCAGCGGGGCCTTGAAGAGCAGCGCGGGGTTAGTATCGTCGAGGTCATGGTCTCGATCTTGGTCGGGTTATTTATTCTGGCGGGTGTTATCCAGCTGTATGCAACTTCAAGCCAGAACTCAGTGCTCATAAGTGGCTCTTCAACCATTCAGGAAAATGCACGTTATGTATTTTCTCGTTTGGCTAGTGATGTAGCTCAAGCAGGTTACGGGGGGTGTTTTAGTATTTCGGCCCGATCGGCTTTAGGCGTAACACGATTTAAAAGTGTTGTTAGTGGTAATAGTGGCTCAGGCGATATTTACGACTTTAGCGAATTTATTTCAGGTACAAACGACACAGTGTTAAATGATTTGACGTTCGATTCTGTCACGGTACGTTATGCCTCCACACGCGAGCGGCACCCCGTAAAATCGTTTGCGGGAACCACAATTAAAATTGTCAATAGTCGTTCTTTTAAGCAAGGACAAATAGCGTTGGTAAGCGATTGTTCTCGCACGGCCATGTTTAAAGTCTCTAATGCACCTGGTGGTTCCGGAGATGTTAACTTTGCCCTAGAGCAGGATTCTGTTACCTATAATTCAGATACTGATTTGGGTTTTGAACCGGTGGGCTTTGAAGATATTAATACGGTTACACCAGGCATTCCTGTGTCGTTTGTTCTGGGGGGAACAACAGGCTCAGCAATTTATCATGTAGACACAAGTGCTGCGGGTGTCGTTGCTAACGTGGAATGTAGCTCCACGGCACCACAATATTGCGCTTTATTTCGGCAGACAGGAACGAACGGAAAAGGCGACGAATTAGTTGAAGGTGTCGAGCGGTTTGATGTTGAGTTTGGCTGGCAAACGTATTCAGGAAATGACGATACGTTATTTTTTGCCGATGCGAGCGGTGTAGGTGCAAACTGGAGTTTGGTCGATCGAATAAAAGTAACCGCGGTATTTAACTCTGTTAATCGAGCGCCTACCAATGTGGGAAGTGATTTTATCGATCGAACGTACACTCGCGTATTTTCATTGCGTAATCAGTTCCCCGGCGATGCCGATTTGCGGAATTCGCCTTAG
- the pilV gene encoding type IV pilus modification protein PilV, producing the protein MSNKTALLNFPRSRCRQNGAAMMEMVVSLFVLAIGLMGTLSMQINGVNSNQRAHFVTDANVLATDMVDRIMAYNSGDITEDNDDYNGIYSADIGTADASGCIATGCNAAAQKSLDAWEWSQAIKARLPSGTGEVIHASGVYTVVLKWSQGDAFVNATCSNIKASALKDTDATKACLAYQLRL; encoded by the coding sequence ATGAGCAATAAAACAGCGTTATTAAATTTTCCTCGATCGAGATGCAGGCAAAACGGTGCGGCAATGATGGAGATGGTTGTGTCTCTCTTTGTGCTCGCGATTGGCCTGATGGGGACATTGTCCATGCAAATTAATGGCGTTAACAGCAATCAGCGTGCGCATTTTGTGACGGACGCAAATGTGTTGGCCACTGATATGGTCGACCGTATTATGGCTTACAACAGTGGTGATATTACGGAAGATAACGATGATTATAACGGTATTTATTCAGCCGATATTGGTACTGCAGATGCGAGCGGTTGTATAGCGACTGGCTGTAATGCAGCGGCCCAGAAATCGTTAGATGCGTGGGAATGGAGCCAGGCGATAAAAGCGCGATTACCGAGCGGAACCGGCGAAGTTATTCATGCTTCTGGTGTGTACACGGTTGTATTGAAATGGTCTCAAGGTGACGCGTTTGTTAATGCGACTTGCAGCAATATTAAAGCGTCCGCTTTAAAAGATACCGATGCAACTAAAGCATGCCTCGCTTACCAACTGAGACTGTAA
- a CDS encoding GspH/FimT family pseudopilin, whose product MFVVSRQKGLTIPELMIGIALLAILTSFAVPSFTGLMRRQELNAQLSLLTSTLAFVRNEAVTRQENIVFCGSPNGSSCTSGTDWSDGWLVYVDTDDDNILDPSEIVLRRGGESGGRSTLNVVTATPQVIKYNSSGEAGIGVSTVYLCSGSAISGADTDKSRTLSVSNVGSVRVAMGATCP is encoded by the coding sequence ATGTTTGTTGTATCTCGCCAGAAAGGGCTTACGATTCCTGAATTAATGATAGGGATCGCGCTGCTCGCTATTCTTACCAGTTTTGCGGTCCCTAGTTTTACAGGCCTCATGCGCCGACAAGAACTCAATGCTCAGTTGAGTTTACTAACCTCTACTCTTGCTTTTGTTCGAAACGAAGCCGTCACCCGCCAAGAAAATATTGTATTTTGCGGCTCGCCCAACGGTTCTAGTTGCACATCTGGAACCGATTGGAGTGACGGTTGGTTGGTGTATGTAGATACTGACGATGACAATATTCTCGACCCCAGCGAAATAGTGCTTAGACGCGGTGGCGAATCTGGCGGGCGGTCAACACTTAATGTGGTCACGGCTACGCCACAGGTTATTAAATATAATTCGTCCGGTGAAGCAGGTATTGGTGTTTCAACGGTTTATCTTTGTTCGGGTAGCGCGATTTCGGGTGCTGATACGGATAAGTCACGAACACTCAGCGTATCGAATGTTGGAAGTGTGCGAGTCGCCATGGGGGCTACGTGCCCTTGA